The Haloplanus sp. CK5-1 genome contains a region encoding:
- a CDS encoding ISH3 family transposase produces MRLPKLKRILTDPDEYISNSQLKSLSMELLELIPMEGIEGSGLDSEEIMEVVLRAAVDTTSVNGVTTNTEDTPNREPVMDWLHTLEKEPMLDAVNDILALVAMTVLDRGGSRTICLDFMDNPFHGHPDDEDEFRRMEARDGTTKCHRYCTAFVIAQGKPLTLAVEPVDGEDSKADAVERVLARVETYPFETDQILMDRDAFVGELIGVLRETAPPVFPVITRKDSLREKLAVTASHMTEETVCEDKEYEQTYPLAVNVTYQNGDRGKSGLKQTGYAAYGLEDRTPQQVAQVYNHRSRIEKSYEKFREARALTTTPSTIIRLFYVGVGFLLEQLWLVLQWAVLARPRRGGRALPTDFTFSDGFLHGIEQVLDDELGWKQKHRTNSEGLPPGYEHGLG; encoded by the coding sequence ATGAGGCTACCAAAACTCAAACGCATCCTCACAGATCCGGACGAGTACATTTCGAACAGCCAGTTGAAGTCTCTTAGCATGGAGTTGCTTGAGCTGATACCGATGGAAGGAATCGAGGGCTCTGGCCTCGATTCCGAGGAGATCATGGAAGTCGTCTTACGAGCTGCTGTTGACACAACCTCAGTCAACGGCGTCACAACGAATACTGAGGACACGCCAAACCGCGAGCCAGTGATGGACTGGTTGCACACCCTGGAGAAAGAGCCGATGCTCGATGCTGTCAACGATATCCTCGCACTGGTGGCAATGACGGTTCTCGACCGCGGCGGGTCGAGAACCATCTGTCTGGACTTCATGGACAATCCGTTCCACGGTCATCCAGACGACGAGGACGAGTTCAGGAGAATGGAAGCACGGGACGGAACCACGAAGTGTCACCGGTACTGTACTGCGTTCGTCATCGCGCAGGGAAAGCCACTAACACTGGCAGTTGAACCAGTTGATGGCGAGGACAGCAAGGCCGACGCGGTCGAGCGCGTGCTCGCCCGCGTCGAGACATATCCATTCGAGACCGACCAGATCCTCATGGACAGAGACGCCTTCGTCGGGGAGTTAATCGGTGTTCTTCGGGAGACAGCACCGCCAGTCTTTCCGGTCATAACCCGGAAAGACTCGCTCCGGGAGAAACTTGCTGTCACTGCTTCGCATATGACAGAAGAGACGGTCTGTGAAGACAAAGAGTACGAACAGACGTATCCGCTGGCAGTGAACGTCACCTACCAGAACGGTGATCGTGGAAAATCAGGGCTCAAACAAACGGGCTACGCGGCGTACGGTCTGGAAGACCGCACGCCGCAGCAAGTGGCGCAGGTCTACAACCATCGGTCACGGATCGAGAAGAGCTATGAGAAGTTCCGCGAAGCGCGTGCTTTGACAACGACGCCATCGACGATAATTCGGCTCTTCTACGTGGGTGTCGGGTTCCTGTTGGAGCAGTTGTGGCTCGTGTTGCAATGGGCAGTGCTCGCCCGGCCACGGCGTGGCGGGCGAGCACTCCCGACAGATTTCACGTTCAGTGATGGGTTTCTCCACGGGATCGAGCAGGTGTTAGACGATGAGCTCGGCTGGAAGCAAAAGCATCGGACAAACAGTGAAGGGTTACCACCAGGATACGAGCACGGACTCGGCTGA
- a CDS encoding PQQ-binding-like beta-propeller repeat protein encodes MAWNYSFQEGEVGHVSVWDETVYCTVDEGRVIIALGEDGSPQWRHEMHDPVGHTDDTYWGSPAVTNDTLYISSKGGDLYALDTNSGNVRWCSETIGQIPQDSPAVVDGTVYLGGHSGGVFAANASNGDQRWRWESERVGATTPAVTDGVVYFAHSKAGIVYALDADSGQQQWCTKTNVERPSAPTVVAGTVYITGDDGTLCALDASSGSQRWYSELNGKSPSTPAVVEGTVYVGSGDLHAVDANSGDQYWHFESDGHGNFGPPTVVNRTVYAAGGMGDIYAVDAESGNQYWCFETDNNAGPVVAAGNDTVYFGDGITVYALKEENTKASDEISKQNVETECSTCGADLSECPDVDFCPECGAERTPESTCSSCGTDLTQYGNVDLNFCPKCGVEASSGGDSGNRKAYDE; translated from the coding sequence GTGGCATGGAACTATTCATTTCAAGAAGGGGAGGTGGGCCATGTCAGTGTCTGGGATGAAACCGTCTACTGCACGGTTGATGAAGGACGTGTTATCATCGCATTAGGTGAGGACGGTTCCCCACAGTGGCGTCACGAAATGCATGATCCTGTTGGACACACTGATGATACGTATTGGGGGTCTCCAGCGGTTACTAATGATACGCTCTATATATCAAGCAAAGGTGGTGACTTGTATGCATTGGATACTAATAGTGGGAATGTACGTTGGTGCTCGGAAACAATTGGCCAAATTCCACAAGATTCACCTGCAGTAGTAGATGGAACTGTTTACTTGGGAGGGCATTCTGGTGGTGTATTTGCAGCCAACGCAAGCAATGGAGATCAGCGCTGGCGCTGGGAAAGCGAACGGGTTGGTGCAACGACACCAGCTGTGACAGACGGAGTGGTTTATTTTGCCCACAGCAAGGCTGGTATCGTGTATGCGTTGGATGCTGATAGTGGACAGCAACAGTGGTGTACCAAAACAAACGTGGAGAGACCTTCGGCACCCACGGTAGTAGCCGGTACTGTCTATATCACGGGAGACGACGGCACTCTGTGTGCGTTGGATGCTAGCAGTGGGAGCCAACGTTGGTATTCTGAATTGAATGGAAAGTCACCGTCTACACCAGCAGTAGTAGAGGGAACTGTCTATGTAGGAAGTGGAGACCTACACGCGGTGGATGCGAATAGTGGAGATCAATATTGGCACTTCGAATCGGATGGACATGGTAACTTCGGTCCTCCGACAGTAGTCAATAGGACTGTCTATGCCGCTGGCGGTATGGGAGATATATACGCAGTAGATGCTGAGAGTGGGAATCAATACTGGTGTTTCGAGACGGACAATAATGCAGGGCCAGTAGTAGCAGCTGGCAATGATACCGTCTATTTCGGGGATGGGATCACCGTGTACGCGTTGAAAGAAGAGAATACGAAGGCGAGTGATGAAATCTCTAAGCAGAACGTGGAGACGGAGTGTTCTACCTGTGGGGCTGACTTATCAGAGTGTCCTGATGTGGATTTTTGTCCAGAGTGTGGAGCTGAGAGAACCCCAGAATCAACTTGTTCCAGTTGCGGGACTGATCTAACCCAATACGGAAATGTAGATCTGAATTTCTGCCCGAAATGCGGGGTCGAGGCGAGTTCTGGCGGAGATTCAGGGAATAGAAAAGCGTACGATGAGTGA
- a CDS encoding DUF7509 family protein: MRQRIIDNLPRAAGDSEALAPVRREQFLVYLMGPYRTFDIDTLLPADADVETDAPSFAMWDETSGEYAEDEVLRLLQETRDCLRDREFNAFLAIDVGIPLGEMDAATQSIAFAQASNATIFIAPQVGDNLGVGIEIGSVLEDLLSTAGIQGPAIDVTPPVSTQRVMVATEPSVRSAMLGAVHARWDASVRTFTDAADCCRLCAQFCTHIQNEELYGSLDRLD; encoded by the coding sequence ATGCGGCAACGGATTATCGACAATCTCCCCCGTGCCGCCGGTGATTCAGAGGCGCTCGCCCCAGTCCGTCGGGAACAGTTTCTCGTCTATCTGATGGGCCCATACCGGACGTTCGACATCGACACGCTGCTGCCGGCGGACGCCGATGTCGAAACCGATGCCCCGTCGTTTGCGATGTGGGACGAGACCAGCGGCGAGTACGCCGAAGACGAGGTCTTGCGGCTCCTTCAGGAGACGCGGGACTGCCTCCGCGACCGCGAGTTTAATGCTTTCCTCGCGATCGACGTCGGGATCCCGCTCGGCGAGATGGATGCCGCCACACAGAGTATCGCCTTTGCGCAGGCGAGTAATGCAACGATTTTCATCGCTCCACAGGTCGGCGATAACCTCGGTGTCGGAATCGAAATAGGGAGCGTCCTCGAGGACCTTCTGTCAACAGCTGGAATACAGGGGCCGGCGATCGACGTGACTCCACCGGTGAGTACGCAACGGGTCATGGTCGCGACCGAACCATCGGTTCGTAGTGCGATGCTTGGAGCAGTCCACGCACGCTGGGACGCCAGTGTCCGCACGTTCACCGATGCCGCGGACTGCTGCCGGCTCTGCGCACAGTTCTGTACCCACATTCAGAACGAGGAACTCTATGGCTCGCTTGATCGTTTGGACTGA
- a CDS encoding helix-turn-helix domain-containing protein, whose amino-acid sequence MSETDRHPTEEVRQPEPPLPEDSGLTLEEYLAMQQAIGHPTRFRILRTLVANDELSAADLKAAVDVESHNFHYHLDELVDVGLVDKRQRRTADSQGFYTYYRPTAMGRGILDHGVEELMRREREFNDAYS is encoded by the coding sequence ATGTCCGAAACCGATCGCCATCCAACAGAGGAAGTTCGCCAGCCGGAACCGCCGCTTCCCGAGGATAGCGGGCTGACGCTCGAAGAGTATCTTGCTATGCAACAGGCGATCGGCCACCCGACGCGGTTCCGGATCCTACGCACGCTCGTCGCCAACGACGAACTGAGTGCTGCCGATCTCAAGGCCGCGGTCGATGTCGAATCCCACAATTTTCACTACCATCTCGACGAACTGGTCGATGTCGGGCTTGTTGACAAGCGCCAGCGACGAACCGCCGACAGCCAGGGTTTTTACACGTACTATCGGCCGACTGCGATGGGTCGCGGCATCCTTGATCACGGTGTCGAGGAGCTGATGCGCCGTGAACGAGAGTTCAACGACGCCTATTCGTAA
- a CDS encoding RNA-guided endonuclease TnpB family protein, with the protein MSDRPQRTNTYTAEATSNRYRQCLFDWLAAHAPLWNQITYRRRQAYFSDDGDVWDADYTDLYDEYAPILGKATCQQIARKNSEAWRSHFRLIDKYHDDSGPTVTEKPSPPGYWGTRDEGYELHGLVRNDLYTFDWDEDRSTLEFGVGDVLEDRYDFEHNERVTLEVRGNPQWNGDDSRLELIYDEHAAQLRVQHPVRIRPDNLQQQRKDAFTHTLDSENTTQAAAIDVGANNTLAVVTEGGETAVYHARPEFNRFQSHSERIATLQSELPEEEYTSHRIKRLYDERSRKRNHSRDAAVKHVTDWLLERNVDTVYVGDLADVLDTHWSTDVNEKTHAFWSHRQLLERIQLTLGDVGIAVPEVSEADSSSECPECASSDVTRNGDSFRCHDCELDAHSDVAGAWNILQSAVGPMARPAALSAERGRDAPQEGAYWQWNEHDWIPADFGEQSRSPDQPSLSKPAS; encoded by the coding sequence GTGAGCGACCGGCCACAGCGAACGAATACCTACACTGCTGAAGCAACCAGCAACAGGTATCGGCAGTGTTTGTTCGACTGGCTGGCCGCCCACGCCCCGCTCTGGAATCAGATCACCTACCGACGCCGCCAAGCCTATTTCAGTGACGATGGCGACGTGTGGGACGCTGACTACACCGACCTGTACGACGAGTATGCCCCCATCCTTGGGAAAGCAACGTGCCAGCAGATCGCTCGCAAGAACAGTGAAGCGTGGCGCAGTCACTTCCGGTTGATTGACAAGTACCACGACGACTCCGGCCCGACAGTGACCGAGAAACCGTCACCACCGGGGTACTGGGGCACTCGTGATGAGGGTTACGAGTTGCACGGCCTCGTCCGCAATGACCTCTACACGTTCGACTGGGACGAAGACCGGAGTACACTCGAATTTGGCGTCGGTGACGTACTCGAAGACCGCTACGATTTCGAGCACAACGAGCGTGTCACGCTCGAAGTTCGGGGCAACCCGCAGTGGAACGGTGACGATAGCCGCTTGGAACTCATCTACGATGAACACGCTGCCCAGCTTCGTGTCCAGCATCCCGTTCGCATTCGACCAGACAATCTGCAACAACAGCGGAAGGATGCTTTCACTCACACACTCGACTCCGAGAACACGACGCAGGCAGCTGCTATCGACGTCGGTGCGAACAACACGTTGGCTGTTGTCACCGAAGGCGGTGAAACCGCTGTGTACCATGCTCGCCCAGAGTTTAATCGGTTCCAGAGCCATTCCGAGCGGATCGCTACACTCCAGTCAGAACTTCCAGAAGAAGAATATACGAGCCATCGCATCAAGCGGCTGTATGATGAGCGGTCACGAAAACGCAATCACAGCCGTGACGCGGCGGTGAAACACGTTACTGATTGGCTGCTTGAGCGGAATGTTGACACGGTGTATGTTGGTGACTTGGCCGATGTACTGGACACTCATTGGAGTACTGACGTGAACGAGAAGACTCACGCCTTCTGGTCACACCGACAGCTACTGGAGCGGATACAACTGACACTCGGTGATGTTGGAATTGCAGTTCCAGAAGTAAGCGAAGCCGATTCGAGTAGCGAGTGTCCCGAGTGTGCAAGTAGTGACGTGACGCGCAATGGCGATTCGTTCCGCTGTCACGACTGTGAATTGGATGCTCATAGTGACGTGGCAGGAGCGTGGAACATCTTGCAGTCTGCAGTTGGGCCGATGGCCCGGCCTGCTGCCCTGTCTGCTGAACGCGGCAGGGACGCACCCCAAGAGGGGGCGTACTGGCAGTGGAACGAACACGACTGGATACCCGCCGATTTTGGGGAACAGTCGCGTTCGCCTGACCAACCCAGCCTCAGCAAACCCGCAAGTTGA
- a CDS encoding type II toxin-antitoxin system VapC family toxin → MAEPVETPIGTVTAEHFRPGYVRHQVVVGPKFLYALFNPQDQMHAVSRAFMAFVRDGDLPYRRLIVNDHIVDEAATRMKKQVSMRNAASFLTTLDESTLYQFESVSEDVFDAAKATFVEWTDLDASFTDFVVAAHMDELDVDHILTYDQHYDTFDVTTLPYRNQG, encoded by the coding sequence ATGGCAGAGCCAGTCGAGACCCCAATCGGGACGGTCACAGCCGAGCATTTCCGTCCAGGCTACGTCCGTCATCAGGTCGTCGTCGGCCCGAAGTTCCTGTACGCGCTGTTCAACCCCCAAGATCAGATGCACGCAGTCTCGCGGGCGTTCATGGCGTTCGTCCGCGACGGCGACCTCCCCTATCGTCGCCTCATCGTCAACGATCACATCGTCGACGAGGCAGCAACCCGGATGAAAAAACAGGTGTCGATGCGGAACGCCGCGTCATTCCTGACGACGCTGGATGAGAGCACGCTCTATCAGTTCGAATCCGTCTCCGAGGATGTTTTTGATGCCGCCAAAGCGACGTTCGTCGAGTGGACGGATCTGGATGCGTCATTCACTGACTTCGTCGTCGCCGCACACATGGACGAGCTGGATGTCGATCATATCCTCACCTATGACCAGCACTACGATACCTTCGACGTGACAACGCTTCCGTATCGCAATCAGGGCTAA
- a CDS encoding ABC1 kinase family protein: MNGLIRRYLVVLFRFLPFALAFLRDRRRFILFGSRRQVADEKHRQRAEQIRDTMLELGPAFIKVGQVLSTRPDIVPPVYADVFGTLQDEVPEDAGGDPKQVVDEALGDELDRSTLEPIAGGSLAYVYTADYRDERIALKVRRPGLKPEIERDLRVVRGLIPLVSLFASERQQYSIENAAADFEDIILNELDFDREGAIMADIRENFVDDDRVVIPDIYEHLSSERVLAMEYLTGRKITDDDAFDDVDVTPHEMATRIIEVYLKMGLVDGVFHADPHPGNLAVTDAGRLLLFDFGMSERLPATGQEDIIGLYRALVRRDVDDLVDALIALDVLEPHVNRAEVSRVLELVIENLEGRSEITWRMIITELTTMLRDFPFRIPPDVMLLIRVGTVGEGVCRQLDPEFDFLAVVRSFLVEQGLIESELDAIIEETWTDIRRSLPALARVPSRFDRTLYRLERGELVVRTEPVGGHRMGDHDLGYAVLAGALVVAAAILTFHDQPYELPVLAVAAGFLLVYLVRRRLS; this comes from the coding sequence ATGAATGGATTGATTCGCCGGTATCTGGTCGTCCTCTTCCGATTTCTGCCCTTCGCGCTGGCGTTTCTCCGTGACCGGCGACGGTTCATCCTGTTCGGCTCACGAAGGCAAGTCGCTGACGAGAAACATCGCCAGCGAGCCGAGCAGATTCGCGATACGATGCTCGAACTCGGACCGGCATTCATCAAAGTCGGGCAGGTCCTCTCGACACGCCCCGATATCGTCCCACCAGTCTATGCTGACGTTTTCGGAACCCTTCAAGATGAAGTTCCCGAAGATGCGGGGGGAGATCCGAAGCAGGTCGTTGACGAAGCACTTGGCGACGAACTCGATCGGTCGACGCTCGAACCAATTGCCGGTGGCTCGCTCGCGTACGTGTATACTGCCGACTATCGTGATGAGCGAATCGCACTGAAAGTACGACGTCCTGGACTGAAACCCGAGATCGAGCGTGACCTTCGGGTCGTCCGCGGACTGATTCCGCTGGTGAGCCTCTTCGCGAGCGAACGCCAGCAATATTCGATCGAAAACGCCGCCGCCGACTTCGAGGACATCATCTTGAACGAGTTGGATTTCGATCGAGAAGGGGCGATCATGGCTGACATCAGGGAGAACTTCGTCGACGACGATCGAGTCGTCATCCCTGACATCTATGAACACCTGTCCTCGGAGCGCGTGCTGGCGATGGAGTACCTGACCGGCCGGAAAATAACCGACGACGACGCGTTCGACGATGTTGACGTGACGCCACACGAGATGGCAACACGGATCATCGAGGTCTATCTGAAGATGGGTCTCGTCGACGGGGTGTTCCACGCTGATCCCCATCCGGGCAACCTCGCTGTCACTGATGCCGGTCGTCTGCTACTCTTCGACTTTGGGATGAGCGAACGCCTCCCAGCCACCGGTCAGGAGGACATCATCGGGCTCTATCGGGCGCTCGTCCGTCGCGACGTGGACGACCTGGTCGACGCGCTCATCGCACTCGACGTCCTCGAACCACACGTCAATCGTGCCGAGGTCAGCCGGGTTCTCGAACTCGTCATCGAGAATCTCGAAGGCCGATCGGAGATCACCTGGCGGATGATCATCACGGAGTTGACGACAATGCTTCGAGATTTCCCGTTTCGTATTCCGCCGGACGTGATGCTACTCATTCGGGTCGGGACCGTCGGTGAAGGCGTCTGTCGACAGCTTGATCCCGAGTTCGACTTCCTCGCAGTCGTGCGTTCCTTCCTCGTCGAGCAGGGACTCATCGAGAGCGAACTCGATGCAATCATCGAAGAGACGTGGACAGACATTCGCCGATCGCTCCCTGCTCTAGCACGAGTCCCGTCCCGATTCGATCGAACGTTGTATCGGCTCGAACGCGGCGAGCTGGTCGTCCGTACGGAGCCTGTTGGTGGACACAGGATGGGTGATCACGATCTCGGATATGCGGTGCTCGCCGGAGCGCTCGTCGTGGCAGCAGCGATTCTGACGTTTCACGATCAACCGTACGAGCTTCCTGTCCTTGCCGTCGCAGCCGGCTTTCTCCTCGTCTATCTTGTTCGGCGTCGGCTATCATGA
- a CDS encoding IS6 family transposase, which produces MAESERLSKCIEWIDLSFVERKRTPEWAIQVGIRCHLAGMSTRDASQFLDELGVKRSHVAVHNWVHKAELQPVSTVSADQLAVDEKVIRINGDDYWLYGAVDPQTNEILHFRLFPATTKQTTRWFLTELHRRYRLDGVEFLVDDADYLVNVLDEDGYRFQMISHGNRNAIERVFWEIERRTSSFATSFSHVEPQTAESWLKALAVRHNSRQS; this is translated from the coding sequence ATGGCAGAATCCGAACGCCTCAGCAAGTGTATCGAGTGGATCGACTTGTCGTTTGTGGAGCGAAAGCGGACTCCCGAGTGGGCGATTCAAGTGGGTATCCGGTGTCATCTCGCAGGTATGTCAACAAGGGATGCCAGTCAGTTTCTCGATGAGTTGGGAGTCAAACGTAGTCACGTCGCGGTTCACAACTGGGTGCACAAGGCCGAGCTACAGCCGGTTTCGACGGTGAGTGCGGATCAACTCGCGGTCGACGAGAAAGTGATCCGCATCAACGGTGACGACTACTGGCTGTACGGTGCCGTCGATCCCCAAACGAACGAAATCCTGCATTTCAGGCTGTTTCCAGCGACGACGAAACAGACGACGCGATGGTTTCTGACCGAGCTTCATCGACGATATCGGCTAGATGGCGTCGAATTTCTCGTCGATGACGCCGATTATCTAGTGAACGTCCTCGACGAAGACGGGTACCGATTCCAGATGATTTCACACGGGAATCGGAATGCCATCGAACGTGTCTTTTGGGAGATAGAACGACGAACCTCATCGTTCGCAACTAGTTTCAGCCATGTCGAACCGCAGACAGCAGAATCGTGGCTCAAAGCCCTCGCCGTCCGGCACAACTCACGCCAAAGTTAA
- a CDS encoding cold-shock protein — translation MATGTVAFFNDTGGYGFIETEDSDEDVFFHMEDIGGPDLEEGQEVEFDIEQADKGPRATNLQRL, via the coding sequence ATGGCGACAGGTACGGTTGCGTTCTTTAACGACACTGGCGGTTACGGGTTCATCGAGACCGAAGATTCCGACGAAGACGTGTTCTTCCACATGGAGGACATCGGCGGCCCGGACCTCGAAGAGGGACAGGAAGTCGAATTCGACATCGAACAGGCCGACAAAGGCCCCCGAGCGACCAACCTCCAGCGACTGTAG
- a CDS encoding cryptochrome/photolyase family protein, with amino-acid sequence MTVWLLGDQLHPESDVLDGADRVLLIEATAFADRRSYHPQKLTLVFAAMRHARDRLREAGYEVAYRRAETFGAGLDDHFEAYPGDDLRLMEPPSHGAGERLHELVDARGGSLTLVEDDRFLRSPAAFDDWHDGDDFRHEDFYRWMRRQEDVLMDGDDPVGGRWNYDEENRETPPSDWSPPPVPRFEPDALTRETLAWVTDRFDTWGRAERFDWPVTRDEALTALDHFVTHRLPEFGPYQDAMVGGEAALAHSLLSSSLNLGLLHPREVIDAAVAAYDRGDAPVASVEGFVRQVLGWREFMRHVYRRTMPELAEGDLLDRSRDLPPLYDGEGTRMRCLDEAVSHVYDDGYAHHIERLMVLSNFATLYGADPHRLNEWFHFGFVDAYHWVTTPNVLGMGTFATDAFTSKPYVSSGSYVDRMSDHCADCPYDVDATTGEDACPFNALYWDFLDDHEDHLRGTGRMGLMYSHVDRKSESAYEAIRERAATVRERAADGTL; translated from the coding sequence ATGACCGTCTGGCTCCTCGGCGACCAACTCCACCCGGAGAGCGACGTCCTCGACGGCGCTGACCGGGTGTTGCTGATCGAGGCGACGGCTTTCGCCGACCGTCGATCGTACCACCCACAGAAGCTCACGCTCGTCTTCGCCGCGATGCGCCACGCTCGGGACCGACTGCGCGAGGCGGGGTACGAGGTGGCGTACCGCCGGGCGGAGACGTTCGGAGCGGGTCTCGACGACCACTTCGAGGCGTATCCGGGCGACGACCTTCGACTCATGGAGCCCCCGAGCCACGGTGCCGGCGAGCGCCTGCACGAACTCGTCGACGCCCGCGGCGGATCGCTGACGCTCGTGGAGGACGACCGGTTCCTCCGCTCGCCCGCGGCGTTCGACGACTGGCACGACGGTGACGACTTCCGCCACGAGGACTTCTACCGGTGGATGCGCCGCCAAGAGGACGTGCTGATGGACGGCGACGACCCCGTGGGCGGACGGTGGAACTACGACGAGGAGAACCGAGAGACACCGCCGTCGGACTGGTCGCCGCCGCCGGTCCCGCGGTTCGAACCGGACGCCCTGACCCGGGAGACGCTCGCCTGGGTGACCGATCGGTTCGACACCTGGGGGCGGGCCGAGAGGTTCGACTGGCCCGTCACCCGCGACGAGGCGCTGACGGCCCTCGACCACTTCGTCACCCATCGGCTCCCCGAGTTCGGCCCGTACCAAGACGCGATGGTTGGCGGAGAGGCGGCGCTCGCCCACTCGCTCCTCTCGTCGTCGCTCAACCTCGGTCTGCTCCACCCGAGGGAGGTAATCGACGCCGCCGTGGCAGCCTACGACCGCGGCGACGCGCCCGTCGCGAGCGTCGAGGGCTTCGTCAGGCAGGTTCTCGGCTGGCGGGAGTTCATGCGCCACGTCTACCGGCGGACGATGCCGGAGTTGGCCGAAGGAGACCTCCTGGACCGCTCGCGGGACCTCCCTCCCCTCTACGACGGCGAGGGGACGCGGATGCGGTGTCTCGACGAGGCGGTCTCGCACGTCTACGACGACGGCTACGCCCACCACATCGAGCGTCTGATGGTGCTGTCGAACTTTGCGACGCTGTACGGCGCGGACCCACACCGGCTGAACGAGTGGTTCCACTTCGGCTTCGTCGACGCCTATCACTGGGTGACGACGCCGAACGTCCTCGGAATGGGGACGTTCGCCACCGACGCGTTCACCTCGAAACCGTACGTCTCCTCGGGCAGCTACGTCGACCGAATGAGCGACCACTGTGCGGACTGTCCGTACGACGTGGACGCGACCACGGGCGAGGACGCCTGCCCGTTCAACGCGCTGTACTGGGACTTCCTCGACGACCACGAGGACCACCTCCGTGGAACCGGGCGGATGGGACTGATGTACAGTCACGTCGACCGGAAGTCCGAATCGGCGTACGAGGCGATCAGGGAGCGGGCGGCGACCGTGCGAGAGCGGGCGGCGGACGGGACGCTGTAG
- a CDS encoding SCO family protein codes for MDRRTYLGALGATAVGAVAGCLGGGDPNTTLGEPERREGVTSEALAYPAWGERIPDVSLPDPLTGESIDLHGVDRPMLVSFFYSNCNSICPRLVSALREVQIHSVRNDYADGIGLYPITFDPERDTAGRLREYAEAMNVDLDAGNWHFLRPDGPDRAETVLESEFGFAFERDEPKDGEGYMFTHIGLVLLVNADGYVERAYRDREGTEQQYIDDLEAVRSGGGLL; via the coding sequence ATGGACCGACGGACGTATCTCGGTGCGCTCGGCGCGACGGCAGTCGGTGCGGTGGCCGGTTGCCTCGGCGGTGGCGACCCGAACACCACGCTCGGCGAACCCGAGCGGAGGGAGGGGGTGACGAGCGAGGCGCTCGCCTACCCCGCGTGGGGCGAACGGATTCCGGACGTGAGCCTCCCCGATCCGCTGACCGGGGAGTCGATCGACCTGCACGGCGTGGATCGACCGATGTTGGTGAGCTTCTTCTACTCGAACTGCAACAGCATCTGTCCGCGCCTCGTCTCCGCGCTCCGCGAGGTACAGATACACAGCGTCCGGAACGACTACGCCGACGGGATCGGACTCTACCCGATCACGTTCGACCCCGAGCGCGATACGGCCGGTCGTCTCCGCGAGTACGCGGAGGCGATGAACGTCGACCTGGACGCCGGCAACTGGCACTTCCTGCGTCCGGACGGTCCGGACCGAGCCGAGACCGTCCTCGAATCGGAGTTCGGCTTCGCCTTCGAACGGGACGAACCGAAAGACGGTGAGGGGTACATGTTCACCCACATCGGACTCGTCCTCCTCGTGAACGCCGACGGCTACGTCGAACGCGCGTATCGCGACCGCGAGGGCACGGAGCAGCAGTATATCGACGATCTGGAAGCGGTTCGGTCGGGCGGTGGGCTGCTCTAA